The genomic window TTCTGTTTTTTACTTTCAAAACCTCCAAATGCCATTGAAATTTCTTGCTGTATCGTTTTTTTATCAAATATTTCCCTTCCGGAATGCAGGAAACTTTCGTTTCGTTATTTTTCCAAGGCAATTCAATGGTATTACAGGTGAATTTACCCTCGCATTCGAGTCTACCATTCGTTCCATCGGGGAAATAAGTTCTAGTTATCGAGAAAACCATTATACACCGCTATCTACTTTCACAATCGATAATGGATTGTAAGAGCCATTTTTTAACGCATACATTTGACCATTTACCTCTTGGTAAAACTCCACTCCCAGAGCCAAAAACAAAGGTTTGGTACTGGCAGGAGTTACAGGATTTGAATGATTAATAGCAACCGAAGGATTGATATCCCAAGGCAAAATAGCCGTTTCTGAATTGGAAGCAACAAAAGTTTCAGCTTCAAAATCAATTTCTGCACCTGCAGAAATAACTTTATAATGAGTAGCTCCACTAGGTGCAGCAATCATATTCAAAGGAACAAACGAAGCTAAATCAACAATAATATCACCCGTTACACGGTTGATAGTTGCCACAAAAGGAGCAAACAAGGTAGTCCCTAGTTTTCCACCAATGTTGAATTCAAAACCTGCTAAAAGTTCGGCTTCGCCATCAATTATATTTCGCAACCCTCTAACACTAGTGGTGTCAGCTTGGATAACTTTAACCATTTGTTGCGTCAAACGACTAACCATTCTACTGTCCGCAGAATTCAAAAGCAAGGCTCTAAATGCTGTTCTCAAAATCTTTCCAGCTTTTCCCGCTCGACCAAATTCAGAACCATTTTCACGTGTTCTTTGAAACGCAGGATCGCTCGCAATTCTGCTCGCATCAATGCCGCCTTTTTCACGTGCCAAATGACCATCTTTGGTTTTGTAAAAAGTAATATCTCCGATAGTACCTTTCAATTTAATTATGCCTTTCTGTCTTGCCATAATTTCTAAAATTTAGATTAATAATTACTCTAAATCATCTTTCTGTTGCAACATCTTCCGATTGATTTCGAAACAAATTTTAAGCTATTTCAGAACAATAAAAAGGGGGAGGTGTCCGATATGTCCTAAAACGACACAAATGACTCAATAGAGCATTAATAATCATTATTGAACGTCTTGAAATAATGATTAAATTGCACTAGTTTTAAAAAGAGACAGCAAGCTATCAGAAGTATAGCATAGCCTACTCAAAGCTATAGATAGAGTATGAAAATACAAATTAAGAGAATATGTATCTATCCAAAAGACATTGAACGCATCACAGGCAAGAGTTACAGACAAAGCGCTCGAATGTTGCAAGCCATCAGAAAGAGCCTGAATAAGCTTGAAAATGAGTTAGTAACCATTGAAGAGTTCTGCCAGTATGCAGGTTTGAAAATTGAACAAGTAGAACCGCTAATTTTTGGATGAAAAGAAGAAACCAAAAAATAGAGAATAAATTTCCCTAGAATACCCAACTAGTTTAATAACTAGTTCATTTTTTAGTATGAATTAATTGTAGATACATTTGGTCAATACCTTATTAATCAGTAAATTTACATTATAAGATTTAGTGATATTTGTATCTGTTTAAGGAGCAAAATCGAGCCCCTTATGTTTTAGACTAATATATTTTGCTATATATCAACGCATTGAGGATTAAGTTCTAATCCCTCATCGCCCACAAAAAACTCCTTAAGCAATTAAGGAGTTTTTTTTTGCTTTTTTTTAATTCCAGTGTTCAAAAAAGGCGATCAATCCTAAAACCTGTGGAGTGATGAAAATTAAGCATAAATATTAGTTAGTTTAAAATGGAAGAGTTCTAATTGGGCAATCCCAAAAAAATCATTTAATTTAGCTTTCTCTATTAAATAATTAAGCCATGAAACTAACTCCAATTATTAAAATTTTATTTCTCTTTTTGATTGTAAATCAATCGGTTTTGTCTCAAGAATTGAATGTTGAAAAAGAAAAATATACTATCGAAAATTGTGTCAATCATTTTGAGTTAGACAAAGCTATAAAAACCAAAGTTGGATACCAATATTGGTTTATTGATAAGAATTTTATTGATGGAAATACTATGAAGTTGAGTGTTGTGGGGCCTGGTTTATCCACACATCCGCCACACAAACACGTTGAAGAGGAGTTCTTTTTTATTATTGAAGGTACCGCTACTTTTTATTTAGACGGAAAAACAGTAACGGCAGGAGCTTACACCAGTTTCTATTGTCCATCGAATGTGGAACATGGAATTAGCAATGCAGGAAATACGGAATTAAAATATTTGGTATTAAAAAAATATGAAAAGAAATAGATAATAGAACTAACACAAATTTTATCAATATTTAGATTGATAAAATTTGTGTTTTGAAATTTATTTATTGAAAATTACATTCTCTTGTTCTAAAACTCGAATAAAAGTAGTTCTCTTGGTAAGTTCTTTTAATTTGGATGCACCAACATAAGTACACGTACTTCTAATGCCGCCCAAAATATCTTTCAAGGTTATACTAACATTGCCTTTATATGGAATCTGAACTGTTTTTCCTTCGCTGGCACGGTATTCAGCCACACCACCAACGTGCTTGTTCATGGCTGTTTCTGAACTCATTCCATAGAATTTTTTATATTTTTCGCCTTCAATTTCAATTAATTCTCCGCCACTTTCGGTATGACCAGCGAGCATTCCGCCCAGCATTACAAAATCGGCTCCTGCTCCAAAAGCTTTGGAAACATCGCCAGGTGTGGTGCATCCACCATCGCTAATGATGTGTCCACCCAAACCGTGAGCGGCATCGGCACATTCGATAATGGCAGAAAGTTGCGGATAGCCCACACCTGTTTTTACCCTAGTAGTACAAACAGATCCTGGACCAATACCTACTTTTACAATATCAGCACCAGCGAGTAATAATTCTTCGACCATTTCGCCAGTGACTACATTTCCGGCAATAATTACTTTGTCGGGATATTGTTTACGGGCTTGTTTTAGAAAAAGCACAAAATGTTCTGAATAGCCATTGGCAACATCAATGCAAATGAATTTCAGTTGTGGATTTTGGTCGAATATTTCGCCCATTTTTTTGAAATCATTTTTGCTAGTTCCTGAACTTACAGCGATGTAATCCTGAATATTTTCGGGAGCATTTTTCATGAAATACGTCCATTGATCTACTGAATAGTGTTTGTGAATGGCTGTGAATAAATTTTCTTTTGACAATGTTAGTGCCATTTCAAAAGTACCAACAGTATCCATATTTGCCGCCATAATGGGAACACCAGACCATGTAACGGAACTATGCAAAAACTTAAACTCTCTGGATAATGAAACTTCCGATCTACTCTTCAAAGTAGAGCGTTTGGGTCTTATCATAACATCTTTAAATCCTAATTTGAGTTCGGTTTCTATTCGCATAATACTATTGTTTTTAATGTCTAACAAATGTATTAATTTAATAAAAATTAGAACAGGAATTATCCTTAAAAGTTTGTTGATTATTTAATTGTTTTTCAATTATAAAACAATTTGATGCGAATAATTTATTTCAATTTAGTTTTTGTTAGTTTTTATAGAAATTAAAAAGAAGGTACGAAAACGAAATTTCAATACTTTTTTATGATTTTGGATTGGATTTATTTCCTATTCGAACTTACGTTTTACAAACCAAATTGCTTCTAGACTTAAATTGATACCAATAGTATGATAATTTTCTTTTATCAAGCTGTTGTTGGTTGTTCCTTTTTGACCATAAGAATAAGTAATATTTAATAACGAATGGGTGTAATCTATAGGTATTCCAACGCCTAAACTGAACGATTTATTGATGATATTGTTATTGTTTATAGAGAGAAATCCATTATCGTAATTGGCTCCTGCAAAATAATGGATT from Flavobacterium eburneipallidum includes these protein-coding regions:
- a CDS encoding DUF5675 family protein encodes the protein MVFSITRTYFPDGTNGRLECEGKFTCNTIELPWKNNETKVSCIPEGKYLIKKRYSKKFQWHLEVLKVKNRSLILFHPANNALLELNGCIAPVTKLSGPGLGLMSRKAFAKLKELVYKALDKGESIELIVKS
- a CDS encoding GMP reductase, coding for MRIETELKLGFKDVMIRPKRSTLKSRSEVSLSREFKFLHSSVTWSGVPIMAANMDTVGTFEMALTLSKENLFTAIHKHYSVDQWTYFMKNAPENIQDYIAVSSGTSKNDFKKMGEIFDQNPQLKFICIDVANGYSEHFVLFLKQARKQYPDKVIIAGNVVTGEMVEELLLAGADIVKVGIGPGSVCTTRVKTGVGYPQLSAIIECADAAHGLGGHIISDGGCTTPGDVSKAFGAGADFVMLGGMLAGHTESGGELIEIEGEKYKKFYGMSSETAMNKHVGGVAEYRASEGKTVQIPYKGNVSITLKDILGGIRSTCTYVGASKLKELTKRTTFIRVLEQENVIFNK
- a CDS encoding cupin domain-containing protein, translating into MKLTPIIKILFLFLIVNQSVLSQELNVEKEKYTIENCVNHFELDKAIKTKVGYQYWFIDKNFIDGNTMKLSVVGPGLSTHPPHKHVEEEFFFIIEGTATFYLDGKTVTAGAYTSFYCPSNVEHGISNAGNTELKYLVLKKYEKK